The Carassius carassius chromosome 28, fCarCar2.1, whole genome shotgun sequence region ACATTTAGTTCTTCATTGTAGCATCTGATTGCAATCCATGATTATGCCTGTTCACCAGCAAAGAGTCTCTACCAGGACATCGTCTTTCAGTGCTCGGGCACTCTGAAAACTCTGTAGATCCACTACAGACAAATACAATGTCAATATAGAACATTTTTATCTATACCTGCCATCTATGTCTAAAATAGATGTCTGTGGGTTGAGGGATCCGTGTGGATAACAGAGCTGGTGGTCCTGTCTGAGTCTGGCCTGTCTCTGCCAATGGCACCATAAAAGTTCCACCTGCTCTCTAAAGAAGCTTGTTGTCTGTGTACAGGATGGGATTCAAGGCACATTTTAAGATCACCACCCAAGATTGCTCCTGAGAGAcgttaaatacaaaatacattttcttttctttaagtaAAATATAGTGCATTATTTGTTTCATATAGTAGGATTAACTAACCTGGTACCTCAACTTCCAGCAGGGAAAGGATTTTGACCAGAAATATGGGAATCCAGCAGAGGGCATCAGAGAACACAACGAAGAAAAAGCGGTTTGCCATTGCCACATCCCTGTGCATCCGTCCACGCAGCTCTGTGGCATTGATGCCTGTCTTATAGATGGAGTAAAACATGCTGGAATAGGACACGACAATGATGAGGAATGCCACAAGGTTACGTCCTACAAGTATAAACATAAAACTCTGAACAACAGTACAAGGAATAATGAAAACGGGTCAAAACGGTCTCTGTACTGTGACTAAGAGGTTTCTTAAGTGTGCCACTGAGAGCAAGACTTAATGTGCTGGAAAATAGCTTTCATCAGTTCAGTATGGTTGGTGTCGTGAATAAACGAGTGCCATCAGTAGCAATCAAATCAGTAGTGGCACAAACACAAGACAGATATTCTTCAGAGTACTGAGGTTGCAACAACATATTCcataccttttatttatttttctccacaTTTGTTAAAGATTCCTGCatcaaaaaaaacaatatatgtaGTTATAAACTAGCCATCATCTAGTTTTACATGACATATCCTATCCTGTTTCTGACCCAAAGAATTAAACAGGTGATTTTTGCACGCTATatcattaaaatacataaattacatttgctatgattggctaatttCTGTGTACATAATGAAAGGTTAAAAAGTTGCATTGTGAAATACACTACCATGCAGAAAGactggggtcagcaagatttttttaaggaatacttataatacttaataaaattgttttcaaataaatgctgttcttttgaactttatagtttacacactatatatatgaatataactttcaacattgataatgttttttgcacaccaaatcataatattagaatgatttctgaaggatcatgtgacactgaagactggagtaatggctgcaagAATTCAGCTAtgccattacaaaaataaatgaataataaaatacattcaaatatattaaaataaacaacaatcatattaaattgtaaaaatattatgttttctgcatttttttgatcaaataaatgcagccttgatgagtgtCAAACACTTCTATTCAAAGGTTTACAATTTTTAATGTTAGTCATGTTAATGAGTTAAAGGATGTGACATCACATTTTTTGCAGCTTAGTTTCAATTAATGGTCTTTGTTTACTGGGGAAGGGGTTAGAGTATTGGACTGGAGTGACTTTTTATTTCAAGAGATCAAAAATATCTGTCATACATCAAATATTTTTCACCAGTGGCAGATCTCACCAAGAAAAATCCCTGTTCCAGACGTTCAGATCGAAGGGGGAAACACACTCCATTGTGTCCATAATAATTCTCAAACATCTCCTCATACCCAACAGCCATGTAGAGGTCAAAACGGTGAAGCTATGGCATTTGCTTGGTCGCAGGTGGCTGAAAGGAAAAACAAATGACCAGGAACTTCTCCATAGTCAAATAAGTGAGCAGCATGATGGAAACCTCACAGAGGACAACATAGTCAAGAAGCTGATGATACGACACTGCAGGCTGTCCATCCTCAACTTAGCATTCTTGTTGTACTCGCCACGGAACTTTACATCAAAGACTCCCACGAAAAACAGATAGACCCCCATCAGGCAGTCTGCACCTAGGTACAAATGATGCATTGTGGTAAACAGCTATTACTCACTGGATGCCAGAAGCAGAACTCATTAATGAACAAGTAGCTTCCTGATTTATAATTTGGTCTTGCGCCAGAATGTTGGAGCTATTCCTGcacatataaaatgtatacatttttatttttaaaagacaaatcACAACACCAGCAGGCCAGAAATCAATTTTTACGAGGCACAGCACAGGTACGTGACCAAAGCACATGTGGTAATGACATTGCAAACTAAAATGGAAGTGCTTCCCATGCCAAACAGGGTGCACTGATTAATGGCACCAGCTCAAGAACTCCAGCAAGAGTTAGAATTGATTACTGAAGGTGATTGTAATAGAGAGCGAATCCTGTGCGAATAGAATTGTTACAAGGTTATAGATTTCCCGTCCAATCACGACAGCCTTTCAAGCTGAATGTCAGGCTGGAGACTGTCAACAAGTGAGACTCTTTGGTTAATGGGGACTGACAGCAAGAGGACCTGGAGAAAAGTCTTTTCAAATATCTTAGACATGCTCTACCAGAGCTAAATAATATTATCAAGTGCTGTCGCACATATCGGAATGCTGAAAGCATAGGGGAGAGTTTTTCAGTGAGATGAAAtccacattttttaaattaaatggaaaCTGAGACATAGCTTGCTATATGTAATGCTTGATGTAACTGAGAGGACATGATGGGTGCAGGAACACTTATAATTTGAGAGCTCAGTGCCCTAGAAAACGGTTTATTTCCAAGAGTGCCTGCTGCTTCTGCTTGCGTCACATAGGTTTCATAACAGTCAGACAATTATAGTAGAAATAAACCTTAAAAACAGACAAGTGCCCTCTGGtgtcatttatttaatgtttaatataatgtGTGCATACAGTAGGTAAAATGTATACCTCTGGTACTCACAGCACAAAATCCCGCAGGACTGTCCGCATCCCAATGACAAAGAGGTTTCCAAAGCAGGTGATAAAAGCCAAGACCCACACTGACACACGAAGAACCACATTAGCAAGCAGATCTTCAAAAGATGAGAGTCCATCTGAGTTCGGTTTACACATTCGGACTAAAAATccaactaaaaaactaaaatctttcacaaaaaaaaaatgaaaaaaaaaatcacaaaatcacaCTATTATGTACATGATATTCAGTATAAAAAAGTTTGAATATAATTACTCCTTTACTGTGACACAATaccaaaagatattttgaattcCTCTTATTGAAAGATTAGTTGaatgaaatatttacatgtagGAGAGGTTATCCATGTGGTGAAACTTGCTTGTCTGGATATTTGGGATCTCCACTCCCTCTAAGCCACTGCAGAAACAGAGTATCCAAGCTTTATTATTAAGTCCTTTATCAGGAGCCTTCGGTTATCACGCTGTGATactcatttcatttggaaacccaCCTTTGTTGGGTGGTCAtaacagcatattttattttatttttttaacatttatttttgaaaatctcATGAAAACTGCAGATAATGCTGTAACTCACAGAATCTGCAATGAAGGTAAATCCATGAATATACTGACTGGAAGTTATTTTATCAAGTTACTGGACAGATCCCTGCAAAAGAGAAGAGGACATGTCAAATTAAACGCACTAATAGCTCTCTAACCCCTTTGATTCCATGCACACAATAATTCACAGCAATGCTTTATCTTCACTTACaggcagtggcggactgggacagtaaatcaggccgggagtttgactccaccccaggccacctctgttgctgcagtcaaaaatattcttatcggtactttgtgttgtgttactttgtgttgtgttaggcagtcgaaaactttgcatttctcggtctgcacataatgcacttttgaaagatgctttgacagattgcttgtgtttccgcccttacatgcaaatattttgttgcacttatgacaagcagcgttgtctgcatcaactctagtgaagtataaccacactttggaacgttttgctgtctccgccatcgtcactctttgtattaagcgggagttttcgtactgtaaggggccattcacagatcgcgtctaaaaacgtgtggaaaacgctaggcacgccgctttctgattttttttcccccagagccTTCGgccacttgcgctcctgaggagtctgccgttgctaagcaaccatgacctgctctctccatgaagacgcggaaatttcagcaaaggataaatggatttgcagcactgaaaattgcttgcagtagctctgctactaaattaattaaaaaaatctacatacagctatcagctgttccttcatcttggctgagctttcaacgttgttacggaaaaggtgaggaagttacatgacctgaggtgcgcttgcggcattctgaaaagttgagatgtttttaactcgatgcggtgctgacgcgcctggaaaaaatgaGCTCGTCACgactgcgtcgcttccattatgagcgcgcataccgcgtgcctacatttgaaataacgaacttgagcgcgcaaaagacgtgatatgtgaatggccccttatgcGTGCcatgtgcgccgcgctcgttctttttgtgtgtgtgtgtgtgactgacagacagcctccgcggcgcgcatgagagatctcgcagatctcacagacaaacgtctagtatggtccagcaggaggaggaggtattcggggcgatagaggggatccatgacacactacggaaagaaaaagactgtgaaaaaacggaaaacaaaacggagggaaaacacgcagtttttaactttttaggtcgggtcttctgccacggcttacgctgctggaaggaacacggagccgagggataaacgaaacaaggatttattaaatcaaacataggcaaagtaagtagcaaataacaggtggcaagtggcaagtgacaggtgacaagtagacgagtagacccgaccaaacagaactgaaaggacaaggcttttgtacaagggataatagggaaaacacaggtggatggaatgactaaattaacagggacatggaacacatgcggaaatgactagacacacctgggaactaatcaaaccacatagagacagaaactgggtcacaggggcaaaaacacacaaaatgagtccaggtgtgtgacagcaaTCTTCCAAATAACTCCACAATGAATGACTTTTCATGTTTGATTTAATGTCAAGCCATCTCAAGGTCTGAATGCATTGAAATGCCCTTATGGCTCCCCAGCTTTTCTCAGTTTAACAATCAGACAGCAGCTTGAAATTAGTTTACATTAAATCTCAATGTCACACAGTGGTGTTCCCAGTCCATCAGCACTGAGGCAGAAGGAAAAAGAACTAATTTAAGTACTCGCATAGTTGGCATAACTTTGTTGGTTATTGAAGAATTcaagcatttattcatttacaataTAAATCACTTCTATTTAGAGCAGCAGTTTGGTGAATTTATGTAAATGTTAATGACTTAATACACCTGGTATTGCATATCCATTTCCTTTATAATACTctaatgaaaaagttttttttttaaattacatttataaaactgGGGTTACTTTTatgcagcaaggatgcatttaagcgattaaaagtgaaagcagattattataatatatatatatatatatatatatatatatatatatatatatataaagctatttCAAACAAAAGCTgttaatttgaacattttcttcattaaataatcctgGAAAAATGTATTACATGCATTGATAATcattataaatcagcatattataatgatatcttaagattaaataaaataaaatgtttaaaatatgtgaaaacaacttttatttatttattttcagaaaaatttaaatatcttACAGACCAAAAACCTTTGAAAGGAAGTGTACAGTATATTCCATTGAAAAATATGTGCCAAAATGACAGCACAAGGGTCATTCCacgaaacaaatattttttttttatgacttttgTTTTAAGACgttgaaatcttaaaaaaaagaaaacttctgTAAGTGTTTGTTGACTTACTCCTGTCCATATTGGTCTGTACTAGAAAGCAGATCTGCTAGTTCTTTAATTGGCTCGTTAATCACCAGACAGCATCACATAGAATTCAAAGTTTAATGGAAAGCTATAAAGCAACCTGCCAATACTGAGATTAACAAGCAGCAGCAAGGTGACCATGGCCTCATCATTAATGTGGATTCAGCAGAATGCTGATCATAAATGTTAATCAGCTCCATGCAGGAACCAATTGTTTTTGTACCACATGAATGTGGCATTAGCTGTACAGGTTGACAACTCCATTATACAAGCCCGGAGTTGATTTGTAGCTTTAGTAAATCAAGGTCAATGCATACTAAAGTTACACCATCTATCTTAGGCAGGttttatgaaatcaattacaCTTTATGTGACAGAAATTATAAAGAGGAGCTTGTCTGGATAAGAAAGGCTCAAGAAATGCTTATTCATACTTACAGCTTCTGTAGTTTTATGTATTTGATGAAAGCCTCATCGGGTAACACATGAATCTTGTTGCTCTTCAGTGAActgccaaaaacaacacaaacagccAATTAAACACTCAAAAGCATTTCGTTTGTGTATTGTAATGTCATATAGGTGAATGTTCTCATTTGCATATTGTGCCATCAAAACAAGATTTACAGATTTACTCTGTAGATTAACAAAATTCCTGCCAATACATGCTCTCAAGTTTTTCGAAATATACTTTTCGGGAAATAGCTGTAagaatataatcttttttttaaaattcagattttttttttttccagttctgAGTTTACATTTAGCAATACTGTTTTAATTGTTTTGCCACAGAATTAAAAAGTGAAAagggtaattgcaactttttatctcacaattcttacttttcttacaattcttattttttcatgtttttattctgTGGCGGAAATGTGGTTCTATATTTTACATCACCCTTTTGACAGTTTCATgttgaaagaatgaatgaatgaatgaatgaactgtcTAAACTGTGTTTCTGAGAAAGCAAACTGTGTTGTCTCATCAGCTGCGTTGGGACAGCCGTTTTGGCCGTTGCTGTGCAGAACCTGTGGCAGACAGATGCTCATATTGCCACATGGAAAGTGACCCAGTGGACAGTCTTCTGAAGGCCTGTGCTCCAGACCTGCTGCTGGGACAAAATACAAGAACACACTTAGGAAACAGATGCATATGCTTTGAATTACATTCGAAgttaaagtaatataaaaatctaataatcAAGGTGTCCTTCAGATGTAAACATGCAGTCGGGTGGTCTAAGTGCAGTAggtttctctttctttttatcCTCTCAAGACCTAGATCCTTTCTTATGTGAAAATATATCCATCTTTACATTTACAAATCGGTACTTAACTATGATGATATTATAGGTCATTGATGATACTTACTGAGGCTTTTAAGGCTTTAGTAAAAACAGAAACAATAAGCAATCTGTAACAGTTATGAGATATGAAGTGATACAAGCCAGGCAATGCTTATCTCCGAACACACATCAAAATGCTTTGGGAAAATGGCCGACTGTGCAGATTAtgtcaaaaataaatcaatttcctTTGAGTGTTAGATAATAAAGACTCTTCCTCCTCCGTACTGTATGTGGTGTCACGTGCTTCTTAGACAAGAACAGTATACTGGAATATTCATATATGAGCGGGTGAGGAGAGGGATATCAAACAATAAAAAGATCTGCTTATAGTATTCATACATATTTATGAGGCAAAAAAGAATGATGTAGATAAATTATGAATTTAGGGAGGGTGATTTTTCTTTGACCTCTGTAACAGGTCTTGTAACTAACTGTCTGTGCAGTACATGTCTTGGAATGTCTACAACGAGAACTGAGCATTCGAGACATTATGCCATCTGTGAAAGAAGCCAGTCAACCGCTTGTGGTCTCATATTTAGGCATCTTTTTCTATACTGAGCCCAAGAATCAATATCAGTATAAAGTTAAAATCTCATTGTATTAATACTCAAGCACTATCAAACATATTTGGCTTTGGTTTGGTTGGAACTTGGAAGTTTATTCCCAAGCATTTTGAGGAAATGTCATTCAGAATACACTCCAAAAAGGGTGTTTTCGCAGCGATGCGTGCCACAGAAGAACCAGGGGTTCTACACAAAACCTTTCAGTAAACAATCCTTAAAAGAACCATGGTTTACCTTTTGTCAAcattaaagaaccttttgtgcaatggaaaggtttcaTTGGATGTTAAAGATTCTACTTGGAACCATTAAGGGcaataaaaaaacttaatttttttggaaTGTAGTTGAGCATAACAGCATAACAAACACTTGCCTAATTTACAGCAGTATTGCCAAGAAGAGTATTTATACATTAAATGTATACTTGTATACATTTAATGTATTTCAAATTATTGACTGATAAAGACTTTCAATTTTATTGAAACCATATCCATTCAATTTAAAGCAAATTTGTTATTTATAATCTTATTCAGGGGCTTTTTGATGCAATTACATCAAACCTAAACCTTTGAACTTTCTcctcatgcagaaaaaaaaaaaagtttgaaatatacGCCTGAAATTTACAGCAATATTAAAACTAGTGATAAACACTATTTAAGATTGTGGATAAATATAGGCTGAATTTAATATTACTGTTGCTCAAGATCTCTCAAGACTATTATCCCTTAAAACTAaggtttataaaacacatcaaaCCTCCAAACTTCAGATCTAAATGTTGGATTTCAGTGTCCAACATGCCTAAGGTCAGGTGTTACAAGATGTTTTAATGTGGTACAGCACCATGGAATAATCAGCTACACGGTAAAACAATTTTCATCGTTATAAAATCTTTGCTTGCAGTCATTTAACTGAAGTTTCAACTTGATTTTACTCACCATTAATTGCATATAACGAGTTTGAAAAAGTACATTGAACTTATAACTGCAAGTCTGGAACCACTTACAAATGTCACATGAACATGACTGGATTTGTTAAGGTCATGGTTTATATAAAGGTCATGTTTTGTATAAAATGTGGTTGAATGGATCGAGAATTGTCATGAGTATGATATTTATGATCCAATAGAAGATATGAAATGTGgcctatatttaatataaagaaaatatataacataaaagAAGCAATTTAAGTATTACAATTTATTAGGTTAATTCTATTCCTAAAATTCCTATAAAATCTAATCCTAAATACATGAAATAAGATTATTTTTAAGATGACCCATCTATGCTTTACTGAAATGGATAATTTCTTACCTTTGATTATTGTTATCGATATAGTCGACAATATCCATATCGAATATAAATCCGATATAAAGAAGAAAACAGCAGCAGAGTGAACCGACCTCATTGTGGCGTCGTGTCAGTTGTACATATCCACAtgattgtatttacattttatccAAACACTGAGATAACAAAATCCTGATATCTGTCTagacagatgtaactgtgttgaCTGTAAGAATAAAGTCAAGAACGCATTTCTGTGTGGATAAAATGCAATGAAGTTCCCGCGCATTTCAAGAGGTCAAAAGCGCATGTATCTATCCCCAACATCTATTTTTCTATCCATTCATCCAGCCATGATTTTGTTCATATTTCCTTTTACCTATCCATCATCCAACATTtgagccatccatccatccagccagctagctagctagctatcaTTTACCTAAAAATTTGTAATTAGCATTTCATTGAGGAAGTTTTAACAGTAACCTataagggatagttcgcccaaaaaatgaaatttttgtcattaCATACAcaccctcacgttgttccaaaaccataagtactttgttcatcttcggaatgcaaattaagatattttttcagaaacgtagtaaggacgaCTTAGTAAATCTGTCCGCCATTGTTTGAGGAGGGGTGAGCATTAGCTCATTATCAAAGGACATGCAACGAAACAGgtcgctgtgaacagagctgtttttgacaaggtaaaaagtgtgttgttttacactgccactgtgacattttaaccaaagtatgttatagacttttcacgAAGACCCTATCCACCTTTTTTCTCAATgcggaagtaagcctatgggtgatACTTCTGTTTCATTAGCCACTATAGGTAAATAACAaggagaataacaacgtgcagtaaactgtaaaactgtttacagtacaaacctacAGTATGTGTTCTTAaaataacagattaaaataatatgataggacacatcaattgtcaatttcaagcagcaaaacaaactgttttgtacagtaaaaaatagctggacgcaaatgagaccggaacctagacccatagaatttacaaatggcgtCACCCATTTTTACGTCAGGAAAAAAGTTGGATAGCATCATACCAACTTGTTAAAAATGAGCATGTGATGTCCCCTTTAAGAATATCTAAGATGCTCATCACCATGGAAACATCATCTGacatttacagtacattaatTTCAAAACAGCCATCATTAACTTTCAAATAATAATGTTCCTCATAGTGATTCATCATAATTCTTTTTcacttttaagcattttttttgttaCTATTTCTGGCTCTGTTCACCACTGTGGGCCTAAAATGACCACACAACACAAGTGCTTCATGACAGTCTCATTAGTTATGAGATGCAGCTGATTTTGAGTTTAATACTGAAATCAGGACACTGCAAAAACAGATTTAAGGCAACAGGATTTGAAGTTTATCATAAATTCCAATATTATAATTCACAAATAATTCCAATCTTTTagaaaacaaaagtgtttaaaaataaacctACAAATAACCTTGAACAGGTTGTGATAATCgtgtaatataaatatttcagaCATGTTTCTCCAACAAACATTTAAGACATGCAACTCCCAAAAAAACACAGCTAAGAACATTCATACAGACCAGAAAGCATCCTTCCATTCATGTTTGTGCAACATTCACTATATAGAAAACATAAGAAGAATGAAGGACGGACACTGATGACACGGACCAGACATACACACATtactactctcacacacacaaacacaaacactataattcaTCCTTAGTGCTTTTCTGTAGTCCTTCTGTGTGTTTGTCATTCTTCAACCACTTATTGAACACTGCAATAGGGTTTATGTTCCAATGTTTGTGGAAGGAAACGGGTGTCTGATGGGCCAAAAAATCCTTTGCGTAATCTTCTGGACGAGCCTGAGACAGAATTCGAAAATAAGGAAAAGATAGGATTAACTTAACCCAGTGAAACTACTACTGTTCCTAACTTCCTGTTATTTGGTCCGTGATATTTCCTTATTTAGACTAgatgaaaatgtatgtttttttgtacCTGGTGGAAGAGGGGACTGTGTGTGACAGGAACTCGTAGAGCATTGAGACACATGCCCAAAACCATGTCATCAGGAGCATCATTACTGTAGCACTTACAGCCGCTCGCCAACAGCTGGACCACAGCCTCTCGACTGAATACCATCCTGTAGGAGACACAACACAGCAGAACAGAATACTCGACTTCTCCAATGCAGGATGCCAAAAACAACTGAATACACCTTTATTGAGTGCTGTGATATGGAATATTGATTTATCATTGTGAGGTTTGTGAATCCCACACAAGAGGTTGTTGCATGTGCACTAACCACACAGTCACTTACGGTAAGCTCCTTTCTGCAGGAACTGTTTCTGAATATGCTAGCAAATTGCACAACATGTGGGCATTTATCTGTAGGGGGCCAAATTAGAGAGCTCAGTTTGCAACTTTGGTTGGTGCACTTTGTCGTCACCTCTGTGAATTGTAATGTTACACTGTCGGCATGGCAGTGGATTTTAACATCATTGATGACTCTTTGAATTTACACCAAATTATGTATTTACACCATTTGGTATGTGAAGACATCAAAGGGACAGgaagatgtgtatatatatatatatatatatatatatatatatatatatatatatatatatatatatatatatatatttcccacaATGGGCATAGTTTAATCAGCTCTTTGAAGAAACACACTTAAAGTCTTTCTCACAACTTCAGGAACAATTCGATCTTCCATCAAGTGATTTTTATAGATATTTGCAAATTAGGCATTACATCACGAACCATAAGGAAAAAGAAAGAATTGGCAAAATTCCAAAGGGTATAGAACAATATTTTATCACAATTTCAGAAAAACGCCTCCCTGTTGGTAAACATATTTCTCATCTTTATAAAAGATAGATGGGCTaatagatttataaaaaaattataaaagattAATAGACATGGTTGGAAACACTTATAATATTAAGGAAAAGTGGGAAAAAGAAGCTAATATAGTAATAGAGGATGAGTTATGGGATAAACTCTGTGATAGGTGCCATAAGGGAATTAACAGTCAACAGTGGAAGGAATTTGACTGGAAATTTAAAATACGCTATTTTTATACTCCTCTGGTTACTTCAAATTCTGTAAATGACTCATCTGCTGCTTTATGCTGGAGACAATGTGGTAAAATAGGTTACCATACACATATATTTTGGGACTGTCCAATAATCATTGGGTATTGGAAAAATATTAAAGAAGAGATGgagaaaattgtaaaaaaagaagttcccttaaatgtacagtttttctTACTGGATGTAATATCAGTTGATGTTTACAATGCTGACCAAAGATATATCTTACGTGTACTACTACTAATTGCCAAAAAAAGCATTACTGCTAATTGGAAGTCTGTGAATTCACGACTGTAATTGAATGGAAACAGAGACTTAAACAGATTTATAAAAGGGAAAAAATTACTGCATCATTACAATTGAAAACTGACCTTTTTCATCAAAGATGGCACATGTTTAAAGAATATTTAAatctataatttatttgtttttttaatttaattaaatatttttttatatatatgtttatgtaaatgtatgtatatatatatatatatatatatgtgtgtgtttatgtatgtgtatgtatatgtatgtgtgtatatatatgtatatatatatatatatgtatgtgtatgtgtatatgtatgtatatgtatacagaacacctattattattattattatttttttttttcaattattatttttattttattacttgtcTCGGATGATGtttcttgtgttttgttttgtgaaaaatataaataaaaagttctaaaaaaaaaagatttcagctTAAACATCTTTTTTTGGTAGGTTTTCATTTTTCCAAATATAACTAAATGGTTATAATGCAATTTGTTGTGAATCTAAAACAGGATTACACACTTATATAGTCacaattttcttttattatttaacttttggatggtttcttttttaaatatgcagCAAATTAATTCAAAGTATGACGTTTTTACTCTTTGGGAAGAACTTATAACTTGCAATCATGTCACATGTGGACTAAAAAAGTGAACAGGATcctcaattatatatttatttattataatgaatataattaaatggtTGAAAACACTATTTTACTACTCTATTGTTTTTTGGACTTCAAATTACTGATACATCAATATTAAAATTGTGAGCAATAATTATCTAAAACTGATAAATTGTCAATACTACTGTAAAAACCATTTCatttaagtacacacacacacaaaagaaaatgaaaagtaaatgtatgcatcacaatattactatatacagtatgaaaataaatatttatagatGTATACTAGATTTGTGGAACAttgcatt contains the following coding sequences:
- the LOC132107590 gene encoding relaxin receptor 2-like, which gives rise to MDNLSYIVGLGFYHLLWKPLCHWDADSPAGFCAVSTRGRNLVAFLIIVVSYSSMFYSIYKTGINATELRGRMHRDVAMANRFFFVVFSDALCWIPIFLVKILSLLEVEVPVDLQSFQSARALKDDVLVETLCW